AATTTTTCAAGCCGCCTATCGCCAGCATGTGCCGGTTCTTCTCAAAGGGCCGACGGGCACGGGCAAGACGCGTTTCGTCGAGTATATGGCGTGGAAACTGGGCCAGCCTCTGAGCATCGTCAAGGATGGCGCTAAAGCGGCGAACAACGGTTCAGCGAATGGCGCGGTGCCGCTGGTGACGGTGGCCTGCCATGAAGATTTGACCGCCAGCGATCTGGTCGGCCGCTATTTGCTCGACGCCAACGGCACGCGTTGGATCGATGGGCCGTTGACGCGGGCGGTGAAGGTCGGCGGCATTTGTTATCTCGACGAAGTGGTCGAGGCGCGCAAAGATACGACCGTGATCATCCATCCGCTCACCGATCATCGCCGTTTACTCACCATCGACAAACTCGGCGAGGTGGTCGAGGCCGCGGATAATTTTCTCCTGGTGGTTTCGTACAATCCCGGCTACCAGAATGTTTTGAAAGACTTGAAGCACAGCACGCGGCAGCGTTTTGTCGCCTTGGATTTTCAATTTCCCGAAGCGGAGCGCGAGGCCAAGATCATCGTCCATGAGTCGGGCGTCGATGGTGAGATCGCGGCGCAGTTAGCCAAGCTCGGCCACAAGGTGCGCAACCTGCGCGAACATGGACTGAAAGAAGGCGCGAGCACGCGGGTATTAATTTACGCCGCGCGCTTGATCAAGGAAGGCATCGCGCCGCGCCGCGCCTGCCACGTTGCGGTAACCTGGGGCATCACCGACGACGCCCAGGTGCAGCGCAGCCTGGAAGAAGTCGTCGCGGCGATCTTTCCGTGAAAATGCTGAAGAAAGAATAGCCGCAAAGAACGCAAAGTTCGCAAAACGGGCAACCCCTAATTCTTGTTTTGCGCCCCTTGCGTTCTTTGCGGCCAATCATTCCGATGTCCGAGCCTGATTCACCCGCCGTTGAGCTGGCGCCGATCCGTGAGATGCTGCGGCTCTATTGCCATGCGCTCACCGAGCGCAGCGTCGATTTGCACGATCTCAAGCAACTGATCGATAAGAATATCGGCTGGTCGAAGAACGATGTCGCGACCAGCGATGGCGCGGCGATTTTTTTGCCGGCGATTGTCGAACGCTATGCGGCCGAGAGCGACAACTTCGACTTTCTCAAAGTCATGCTGACGCAGCAGGCGGGCCATATCGAGTTCGGCAGTTTCGATTTCGAGTTCGAGCGGCCGTCAACCCAGTTCGACGACTTGCGGCCAAAGCTAATCGCCGCGCCGGAATATCACGACCACGACCACGGCCACGAAGGTCATCACGAACCGGCGAGCGTCACCGAACTGACGCAGCTGTTTAAATTATTCCCAAACAAGCGCTTGGCTCTCGATATCTTTTCCATCGTCGAAAGCGCGCGGGTCGAAGCGCGCATCATGCGCGAATACCGCGGCATCGCGCTGGTCTACGGTGAAATGCGCCGGCGCACTTTGGCGTTGCGCCAGGAATTAATTTTCTTGCCGGCGCGCGAAGCGCTGTTGGAGTTTATGATCCGGCTGAGTTTGGGGCAAACCGACGGCGTGAAGGTTCCCAAGAAGCAGATCAAGATCGCCGGCGAGATTCGCTCGTTGCTGACTCTGATCGCGACGCGCGACGCGACCGTGGAGGACAGCGCCGAAGCGACGCTGCGGCTTTACGCACGCTTAGCTAAAATCAAGAACGACTATCTCGATGAAGACCAATTTGCGCCATTCGGCGGAGAGCCAAAACGGTCAAGCCGGTGGCAAGATCGAGATGCCCACAATGAGTTGCCGCAGTTGGTCGGCAAGGAACGCGAATATCTGGCACCTCAGGGCGTCGACTATCGCGGCGACTTTCGGCCGGAGCTGGCGCAGTTTCTGACCAAGGCCCAGGCCAATTCGCGCGAGCAACGCAAGTCTTTGACGCCGGAAGAGTTGGCGGATTTGCTGCGCAGTCAGCGCGCCCCCAAACCGCGCGACGGTGACGACGACGACGGCGACGAACAAGATCCGCAGACCAGTCAGATGGTGCAGAATCTGCTCAAAGAACTCGACCAGCGCGATCCACGCATGCAGAGCGTGACGCGCAAGCCGGCGCCGAGCCAGGATGACGACACCGGTCCGCTGACGGCGAGCCAGCCCAATACTTTTATCTACGACGAGTGGAATGCGAGCGCGAGCGCTTATCGCAGCCGCTGGTGCAAGGTTTACGAAAAGACTCTCGGCATCGGCGATCTGGCTTTTTATCGCGACACGCTGCTCGGCCACGCTGGTCTGTTGCAGCAGATTCGCCGCGAGTTCGAGCAGGTAGTGCCGGAGATATATCACAAGGAAAAACGTTTGCCGGACGGTTCCGACCACGATCTCGACTTGGCCATCGAGGCGATGAGCGATCTGCGCAGCGGCATCAGCCCATCGGAGAAAATATTTTGGCGCCAGCATAAAGTCGAGCGCGACGTCGCCGTGGCATTCTTGCTCGACATGAGCGGCTCCACCGGTGAAGCGATCAAGACGGTGGCCGGCAGTGGTACGATTTCGAATTCCAGCCCGCTGGGCGAGCGCTCCCAGCGGCGTATCATCGACGTCGAAAAAGAAGCGATCGTGCTGATGATGGATGCGCTCGAAGCGATAGGCGATCGCTACGGCGTCTACGGTTTTTCCGGCCATGGCCGCGACAATGTCGAGTTCTACGTGATCAAAGATCTCGCCGAGGATTTTTCCCTGGACATCGCCAAACGTTTCGGCCGCATCGGGCCGCTGCACGCCACGCGCATGGGTCCGGCGATCCGCCACACCACGGCCAAGTTGCGCATGCAGCAGACGCGCTCGCGGTTTCTCTTTCTGATCAGCGACGGCCGGCCCCAGGACCGCGGCTATTCGCAAGAGGGCGCGGAAAAAGGCTACGCGGTGCAAGACACGCGCATGGCGCTGATCGAAGCGCGGCGCGAAGGGATTCATCCTTTCTGCTTAACCGTCGACAAAGAAGGCAACGATTATCTGCGCACGATGATGGACGACTTTAGCTACGAAGTGTTGGCCGATGTGAGTTTGTTGCCGCGCCGGTTGCCGCAGTTGTATAAGAAATTGACGACCTGAAATTTAGTCGGTTCCCATCGTTGTAGGGCAGACCCCTGGGTCTGCCCTCCGGAACGGGCGACCACTGGGGGCCGCCCCTACGCCGGAGATAGAATCGTTTTAGAACCGGGGAAGACCGTAATGGCGAAACAATACAAAATTATTTCCGGCGATTCCCATCTCGACATTCGTTCCGAGCGCTGGACGGCGCGGGTGCCGAAGCGTTGGCGCGAACGGGCGCCGCGCACGGTGATTCTCGCCAACGGCAACGAGGGGATTCTCGTCGAGAACCGCGCGCCGCGCAGTCCGGGGGCGACGACGATAACCGGCATCCCTTACGAAAAACATGGGCTGCAAAAATTTTGGTTCGAAGGGCCTGGCACCGGCGCGCCGGAGCAAAGGCTTTGGGAGCAAGATCAGGACGGCGTCGACGCCGAGGTGCTTTATTCGCACGGCAGTTACGCCGAGTTTTGGCGCGGCATCGCGGACGACGACGCGTACAAGGCGATGATCCGCGCCTACAACGAGTGGCTCGCCGAAGAATACTGCGCTTACAATCCGCATCGCTTGCTCGGCATGGGCGTGATTCCCGACACCGGCGTCGATGATGCCATCGCCGAGATGAACTACTGCGCCAAGGCCGGATTAAAAGGAATCAACCTACACCGCTTCCCGAGTGGCAAAGGTTACGTCACGGTGGAGGACGACAAATTTTGGGCTGCCGCGCTCGATCTCGACATCGGCGTGACATCCCATACCAACGGCGGCACGACGCGGCTCGGGCCGAAAAATGGCGGCGTGTTTCAATATCCTAAAGTTTTGGTCAACGCAGGCGGTGCTGAACGCGATCCGGTCTCGTTGATGTTTCGCTTCGCCGGCGAACAGCCGATCGCGCCGCTGCAAATGGCCATGGCCGGCGTCTTCGACCGCTTTCCCAATCTGAAAATTTATTGGGCCGAGAGCCAATGCGGCTGGCTGCCCCATAGCTTCGATCAGATCGACGATAACCACGAGCGCAACCGCTACTGGGGCGAGCGCGATTTCGGTTTTAAAGTGCCCAAGAAAAAACCCAGTGAATATTTGAAAGGGAATTGCCTGTGGGGTTTCATGCGCGACGCCTGGGGTGTGAAATGCCGCAATGAAATCGGCGTCGACATTCTCATCTGGGGCAGCGACTTCGCCCATGCCACCGGCGATTGGCCCCACTCGCAGCGTCTGATCGACGAAACCTTTGTCGGAGTCGCGCCAATCGAGCGGCAAAAAATGCTGCTCGACAACGCGATTGAATATTTTCACCTCGATGCCAATGCCGATCTCGACCGCTATGGCAAAGCGATGCAGGGGCAGAACGTTTCGGGTTTCGAGTCTCGGGTTTCGAGTTAGAAGAAAGGACGGAGGCCAATACAATGATCGCCATCCAGTTTTTTGCGGTGATTTTCTTCTGCCAGTTTGCGGCGCTGCCGCAATTTGTTTTTGGCGCGCAGGTCGCGCCTGGCGATCCGGCGAATTTAAAAGAGCTGATCGCCAAGGCGAAAGCGTCGAGCCACGTGGTGACGTTGGCGCTTGAAGCCACCGAGCCGGATGTGGTGCGCGCTAAGGAACAGGCTTTCGAAAAGAAATTCGGCTTTCCGTTGAAACTGGAATCGCAGCCCGGCCATCATCGCGATATGCCGGTGAAGGTCGTCGAGTCGGCGAAGTCGGGGCGCGGCGTCATCGATATGTGGGATGGCAACACGCGACGACCGCCGTGGGAAGCGATCTACGAAGGTTGGCCGTTAGCCAAAAAGCTGCGTTCGGTGGTGCCGCAGATCGGCGGCGGTCCCGACGGCGCGGTGTTGAGCGACCACTGCATGCACGCACAGATGGGCAACTGGTCGCTGGTCTACAACACTCGGCGCGTCAAACCGGCGGAGTTGAAAGGCATCAAGCTCGAAGACTTGACTGGCGAGCGCTGGCGCAATCGAGTCTTGTGGGACGCCCAAGCGCTGGGGCTGTTCGCGTTACCGTTCGCGCCGGGTTGGGACGTCGAACGGATGAAAACTTTCTCTCACAATCTGGGCGCCAACGGCACCAAGCTGGTCGCCGGCGGCAGCATGAATTTGATCTAGTCGCTGATTCAAGGCGAGGGCGATGTCAGCATGGTGTCGATGAACTGGGTATTGCCGCAGAAAAAACTCGGCGCGCCTTTGGATGTCGCCTTTGCTGAGTTCGTCCTCGGCAACTCAACGGTGACTTGTCTCACCAAACCTCCGGTGAACGATCCGAGCATGACCGCGCTGTTCTGGGGGTGGGAAGCGTTCGACGGCAATTATTTAGAAGCGCAGATCTCCGGCGCCGGCGCGTTCCGTTTGTTTCAGGAGGAAGAAAAATATCTTCCCTTGGTGCGACTGGCCCGCCAAAACGGCATCACCAAGATGGAACAGGTCATCGGCCCGAAGACCGAAGAAGAGTCGGAGAAGGCGAGCGAGTACCGCAAGATCGCGATTCAGGCGCTGAAAGACGGCATCGCGAGTAAGAAGAAAATTACGCGGTAATGCGTTGCGCCCGCGGGGCCCAATTTTTTATTAATGGCTTATGTGTGGTGGTGGTCTTTGTGAATTTTAAGTTCGACAAAGGCCGGTCAGCATATTACTAGGTAGAAATGAATAACCATGGCTTCAGAAGCTGGATAAAAACCATCGGGGCTTTAAGAGCCGGCCTGCTGACAGTCGCTCTCGTCGGTAAAGCGCTGCTATATTTCTTCAATTCGCCCTCCTTCACGTCGAGAAATCCATTGATACTTCCGTTTGCTTTTCTAGTCGCTCTAGATTTCGCTTCAGCCGTTGTTTCCAGTGTCATTTTTGTGGAGTGCCTAAGGATTTTAGCCTGTCGTTCAACATCATCATGGGGTCTCAAGAAGCATTTCGCTGATGTATTCACGTTTGTCGCTCTTTTCGGCGCAATCAAGATGTTTTTTGGCTCTCAACCCTCGAACAGCTATAACGATTACGGCTGGTCTTTAGCGGAGAAAGGAGATTTTCTGAAGGCCAAGCTTAGTCTTGATATAGCTATTAAGTACTACCCTAAGCACACGACTGCGTATCTTGAGAGAGCCTACGTCCACAGAAGGCTGAGCGATTTTGCAGCTGCACTCAATGACTGCAACAAAGCCGTTGATCTGGCTCCGAAGAACGCTGACACATACGCATGCCGTGGCTATACGTACTACTATCTCTGTGACCGTGACAAAGCCTTAGATGGATGGAATAAGGCAATCTCTCTTGATGTAAATTGGTCTGGCAGATTAGATAAATGGACGAAGGCTGTAAGGGATCCATCTTACAAGTGCTCAACCTCTGGCTAACGCAGACCACGCGAAACGCCCGGCGAGTTATCTAGCGTGTTCCTCCTTTTTAACTCACCGAAAATCCCTGTGGAGAACTTCCATTTTTCGACGCTGGCCCAAACGGATCGCAGGTGGATTCTACGCAACAGTTAACAGAGCGTCGAGCGATTGCTCGTCGGCGTGATTTATTAGTAAGCTGGTTCGATTTCCAATCCGTCGGTTCGGTCTTGGTGCTGGTTGTCCTCGGTGTGCTCGTCGTCGTTCCACTCGTTTTCATGTTGCTGGCGAGCTTGCGTCCAGCGGGCGTGATGCCGCTTGCTCCCGGTGTTTTCACGATTCAAGCGTACGCGCAGGCTTACGGCGGCGCCGATATTCTAGCGATTATCCGCAACACGTTGATTTACGCCGGGCTCGGTGTGTTGTTCGCGCTTCCCATCGCGTTCGGCTTTGCCTTTCTGACCGAGCGCACCGAT
This sequence is a window from Deltaproteobacteria bacterium. Protein-coding genes within it:
- a CDS encoding CbbQ/NirQ/NorQ/GpvN family protein; translated protein: MSTKPEAPQYRIEEYIVKEQPFYVPSSDEVEIFQAAYRQHVPVLLKGPTGTGKTRFVEYMAWKLGQPLSIVKDGAKAANNGSANGAVPLVTVACHEDLTASDLVGRYLLDANGTRWIDGPLTRAVKVGGICYLDEVVEARKDTTVIIHPLTDHRRLLTIDKLGEVVEAADNFLLVVSYNPGYQNVLKDLKHSTRQRFVALDFQFPEAEREAKIIVHESGVDGEIAAQLAKLGHKVRNLREHGLKEGASTRVLIYAARLIKEGIAPRRACHVAVTWGITDDAQVQRSLEEVVAAIFP
- a CDS encoding amidohydrolase — encoded protein: MAKQYKIISGDSHLDIRSERWTARVPKRWRERAPRTVILANGNEGILVENRAPRSPGATTITGIPYEKHGLQKFWFEGPGTGAPEQRLWEQDQDGVDAEVLYSHGSYAEFWRGIADDDAYKAMIRAYNEWLAEEYCAYNPHRLLGMGVIPDTGVDDAIAEMNYCAKAGLKGINLHRFPSGKGYVTVEDDKFWAAALDLDIGVTSHTNGGTTRLGPKNGGVFQYPKVLVNAGGAERDPVSLMFRFAGEQPIAPLQMAMAGVFDRFPNLKIYWAESQCGWLPHSFDQIDDNHERNRYWGERDFGFKVPKKKPSEYLKGNCLWGFMRDAWGVKCRNEIGVDILIWGSDFAHATGDWPHSQRLIDETFVGVAPIERQKMLLDNAIEYFHLDANADLDRYGKAMQGQNVSGFESRVSS
- a CDS encoding tetratricopeptide repeat protein, whose amino-acid sequence is MNNHGFRSWIKTIGALRAGLLTVALVGKALLYFFNSPSFTSRNPLILPFAFLVALDFASAVVSSVIFVECLRILACRSTSSWGLKKHFADVFTFVALFGAIKMFFGSQPSNSYNDYGWSLAEKGDFLKAKLSLDIAIKYYPKHTTAYLERAYVHRRLSDFAAALNDCNKAVDLAPKNADTYACRGYTYYYLCDRDKALDGWNKAISLDVNWSGRLDKWTKAVRDPSYKCSTSG